Below is a genomic region from Dioscorea cayenensis subsp. rotundata cultivar TDr96_F1 chromosome 14, TDr96_F1_v2_PseudoChromosome.rev07_lg8_w22 25.fasta, whole genome shotgun sequence.
CTGAGGATTCAGCCGATTTACTCCAAGGAAACAGGGTTTTATGGTGGCGTCAAGGTCGGCCATCACCGGTAGCTATGGAGGTTATGATTGGATAGATGCGGAAGGATCAGAAGAGCAACCAAGAAGAAATATTAGGGTTGCGAAAGAgtggaaaaaattataaaagcacAGAGTTAATTTAGTAAATTCACAACCCACAAATTGGTTTTTCAAAAGTGTTTTTTCTCAAAAGCAACTGTTGAgcagcttatgaaaaaaaactgtattttagcttttttttcaCAGCTTCAACTTCTACCCAAAAGCcaatacaaatataaatgttAAAACCCATAAATActtaacttattaaaaaaacacttcttatttttaaaaaaaccaacccAAACAACCCCTATCAATACAAGCTAAAAGTACTTAATTAAATGATATGCGCTCTAGGTTTCTAAATACCATGGGCCAATTCCTAAACTTATccaaagtatatattttttttttttaatttcaaatttcaaacttgtcctatatatatataataatgtatgtatatatatatatgtatacatacctGTGTGTGCGTGTCCCCCTTCTTCCATTTTGTTTTTAGAGTCCATGAACAGCCAACCATtcgattataaaaattaaaaatgtttgatTTATAGGCATTGAGGGCCTTCTAAATGGATCTACTAAATTTATCAAGTTGTTCTAAAGATTCAAAATGGTTGTAATTAGTGAAATTTTAATTGGCTATGCGTGAAATATTCATTTGATCAAAAACTTCGAGTACAAGTTAAATTGACTTAGATTTAGTTTGAGTTGTGACTTGACTCTATTGTTCTTTAGGTGGAATCTATACACTACCACTATAgatcccaaattttttttataattttaaaaaaattacataagtCACATATTGAGTTTTTCTAGCTGAGTTAACATAATTTAGATAACAAACTCAtgacatttttaataaaaataatttttaacaagTCTTAATAAAATTTGGGTAAATCGATTACAAACTGaattttataacaattattatctttatatatCAAACAACCAACATCTATGAATTAGaaagcattaattaattaaacaacaaTTAAAACAGACTAAATTTTGACATCCAAATTGATTCCTTTTTGCAATGGCAAGTAGACAATCCAATGTCcttgaagaaaatttttaatgaataatgCACTTGGTTTGTTAATCATGGATTGGACAGAACCAAGGACCTTCTTTGTCTTGACAGGCTTGAATGAGGAGATGATTTGCTGGTTTTTTGTGACTCTATCCAGATCACTGCAGACAAATTGCATAACATTTCCAAATCATGGGGTCCAAACTTATCAATATTATTTCAGTCAAGGACCACCAAGTCTTGCATGTGATTAATTGGTTTAATTGAAGCATCActcgaaattttttttttctttcaattatttGTGGTCATTTTGTCATATataattcttattattattcttatcattttgtttgtcttattttgaaatttgagtcttaatttgtttaagaaaatgagGGATTCAACCAGTTGTATGAGTTATGATGTGATATATAATAAACACGCCaaacttgaattttatttttaaatttaatttaaactttaattgattttgaaCTTGATCGAAATGTTGCTTAGCTCAACGTTTGCATATCATCAAAGtaatttcatttgtatttttaCTTGTACAATAAAATTAGATAGCAATAAGAACTAAGTTGGTaagttttaaaacaaataaatgcattTTTAGCCATTGAAAAATACCTTTAGaagtacataaaaaaaaaaaataacatgccTGAAAAAATCTTAAACCACAAAATTTTGATCATTTGTAGACATTGTTTTGTAGACATTTTTAAttcttcaattaaattttttttaaatttttttaagagccCCAATTCTCTGTGAATGTCCATAGTTTATGAATCTATGGACGTTAATTTGGACCGTTGGATCTCAATCCAAcagttttttaattatgaattattgtgcttataaataatGACCAGATGTGAACGTCTATGGACATCCAAAaaataccttttctttttttaatattaaagtaaatatttagattatgtttttgaaaaaatatatatatatttaaactaaCCAACCTCTTGGCCTATTGGCATCGGATTTTCTATATAGAATGTTCATATCCTGCCAAAGATGCAAGTTTGAACTTCAACTTATTCAGGTTAGAGcatatgtatattaaaatattaattaacacATGTGCACACCTCTGGCGGATAGcttgttcatattttattaaaaagaagcaTCCAGTTATAAATCCAAtaatttggaaaattttattaaagtttAATTATAGATAATATACTAGAGATTATTCATCTTTTCATACACTTTTTCTCTTGCTTTCATCTTTACAACAGCATCATTTGattaattatctaattcatTAAAGGTGGTTGCCACAATGGGGCTTCTTACACTGTACTTCCCCATGGTATCAATCCAAGTTAATGAGCCATAAACCACCTCATTCTCTTTGTTCTCCATTTGACCTTCAAGGATGAGCTTGAACCTTTGCTTCTTGTATTCTTCATTGAATATCAACTTATCAGGCTCAACTCTAGCTCTGAAACCTTCTAATGGCATCACCTTTGCTATATATGTCATCACCGTATCACCTACATTTGTCACAGTCCTCTCGAACTCCCGAACAATCGTTTTATTCGAAGATGTTTCATCGACTTCAAAGAAAGTGATAAATGATGGATAGTTTAAGTCAGGATTGGCATCGGAGCAGTTCGTCGCCGTTCTTGTAATTGTCTTGATTTGTTCGTGGGTGAAGTTCATAGTGcataagaaatttatataaCCATCTACTTCAATGTCATAAACGAGTCCCGGATCAAGTGCCTTGTTAGGTACAATATGACCGGAACCCATAGCAAACGGAGAAGCAGACTGGCCACCGTTGCTTAAATCAGTAATCGGCGAGCCAGAGTTATCGATCAGGCTAGCAGAAGTCATAATTGCTGATCGGATAGCGGCCGGAGTCCAATCTGGGTGCACAGACTTGAGCAATGCACCTAAGCCAGAAACATGAGGACATGACATAGATGATCCGGatataatattgtaaaaattgtaAATCCAATCTGAACCAACCACCCCCACCGATGAATTCTCCGACCACGCTGCAAGCACAAGGGCTCCCGGGGCGACAATGTCAGGTTTCAACACTGTCCGGCAGCTCATTGACGGACCCCTGGAACTGTAGGTAGTGACCTGAGGTGCAGGTCTGGTGCCTAAGATGGTCTGTTTGAATGCCAATGAGGCTCTAGGATCTGGACTCTTGTTGATATAGTCTAAGATCTCATTGCCGTCTTCTGGGCTCAAAATGGCCCCTGGCTGAGGCACTTCGATGGAAAACTCAGCCAAAGGATCATTAGACACAAAGAGTCCTGCAGCCACTTTAGCTAATGCTACACTTGATATAACATCTTCTAAGGTGAGTGTTTGACACACTACTATCTTGTAGCCAACCTTGTCTAATAATGTCTGGTTTTCACATCCTCCCATGTCAACCAGAGGTAGCTTGCTTGGCAAAGCTTCTGACCCTAGGTACAGTGATTGCCCGGTGACGATAACTCCATTGCCGAGCTCAATGATGCCGGCAAACTTCCGATCAACCGTACTCGCACCAACTGTGATCAACCACGGTGCACCATTGTGTAGAGTGCCCAAAAAAGGACCATCATTTCCTGTTGAAGTCACAACTAGAATTCCTTTTTCAATCGCTGCGAAACCTGCTATTGCAACAGGATCTTTGTATAGAGGTACGTTGTTTACACCTAATGATATTGAAAGCACGTCAACTCCATCGGAAATTGCTTTATCAATTCCGGCA
It encodes:
- the LOC120276039 gene encoding subtilisin-like protease SBT3, whose product is MPKPFSNHQSWYQSTIATTTSSSSNLIYVYDHALHGFTARLTPSQLKQLKKSHGIVAVYSDMVVNKDTTHTTDFLGLDTSAGLWPASNYGEDMIIGVVDTGVWPESRSFHDDGLPVVPPRWKGECEEPSMCNKKIIGARSFYKGLLANNPNISGMRSSRDTNGHGTHTASTACGNFVPNTSFFGYAPGTARGMAPHAKLAVYKVLWEEGSYGSDIIAGIDKAISDGVDVLSISLGVNNVPLYKDPVAIAGFAAIEKGILVVTSTGNDGPFLGTLHNGAPWLITVGASTVDRKFAGIIELGNGVIVTGQSLYLGSEALPSKLPLVDMGGCENQTLLDKVGYKIVVCQTLTLEDVISSVALAKVAAGLFVSNDPLAEFSIEVPQPGAILSPEDGNEILDYINKSPDPRASLAFKQTILGTRPAPQVTTYSSRGPSMSCRTVLKPDIVAPGALVLAAWSENSSVGVVGSDWIYNFYNIISGSSMSCPHVSGLGALLKSVHPDWTPAAIRSAIMTSASLIDNSGSPITDLSNGGQSASPFAMGSGHIVPNKALDPGLVYDIEVDGYINFLCTMNFTHEQIKTITRTATNCSDANPDLNYPSFITFFEVDETSSNKTIVREFERTVTNVGDTVMTYIAKVMPLEGFRARVEPDKLIFNEEYKKQRFKLILEGQMENKENEVVYGSLTWIDTMGKYSVRSPIVATTFNELDN